Proteins encoded within one genomic window of Salipaludibacillus agaradhaerens:
- the mltG gene encoding endolytic transglycosylase MltG yields MAHVSNKKKLKEKHKLKMEENKKEASLVRKIVLIFFMSIIVIGIIAVFVGYRYIIGSIGPVDENDENVIEVTIPIGSNTSTIADVLEEAGVINSATMFTYYVRFQNESGFQAGEYHLTRSMSMEEIIDQLKEGRVFEDYAISFTIPEGLWVEDVFERVASETDLEQDELLTLARDEDYLNELIENYDFLDESILDEAIREPLEGYLFPARYDFVNEELEPEEVIEAMLDRTSSVLASLPIENMDDTFHELMTKASIIEGEAITDEERTTISGVIENRLQAGMPLQMDPTIAYAHGEHLSRTLYEHLDIESPYNTYNVTGLMPGPINNPGEASISAALSPESHNYLYFYHSPEGDIYFNENLSEHEAIVSQYRD; encoded by the coding sequence ATTGTCCTCATTTTCTTTATGAGTATTATCGTCATTGGCATTATAGCTGTATTTGTTGGTTATCGTTACATCATCGGCAGTATTGGCCCTGTGGATGAAAATGATGAAAACGTGATTGAGGTTACGATCCCAATCGGTTCGAATACCTCTACTATAGCTGATGTACTTGAGGAAGCCGGTGTTATTAATAGTGCAACGATGTTTACTTATTATGTCCGTTTTCAAAATGAGTCTGGCTTTCAAGCAGGTGAATATCATTTAACAAGGTCAATGAGCATGGAGGAAATTATTGATCAATTAAAAGAAGGTCGTGTCTTTGAAGATTATGCGATTTCGTTTACTATTCCAGAGGGTCTTTGGGTTGAAGATGTCTTTGAAAGAGTTGCGTCGGAAACAGACTTAGAACAAGATGAATTATTGACACTTGCCAGAGATGAAGATTATTTGAACGAACTTATTGAAAATTACGATTTTCTTGATGAATCTATTCTTGATGAAGCGATTAGAGAACCATTAGAAGGCTATTTATTTCCAGCGAGATATGACTTTGTTAATGAAGAACTGGAGCCCGAAGAAGTGATTGAAGCCATGCTAGATCGTACTAGCTCTGTCCTTGCAAGCTTACCGATCGAAAATATGGATGATACGTTTCATGAATTGATGACAAAAGCTTCTATTATTGAAGGAGAAGCGATTACTGATGAAGAGAGAACGACTATATCAGGTGTCATAGAAAATCGTCTCCAAGCAGGAATGCCGCTACAAATGGACCCAACCATTGCTTATGCCCATGGGGAACATTTGTCACGTACACTGTATGAGCATCTTGATATTGAATCACCTTACAACACGTATAATGTTACAGGGCTTATGCCTGGACCGATCAATAATCCTGGGGAAGCATCAATCTCAGCAGCGTTATCACCTGAGTCACATAACTACTTATATTTTTATCACTCCCCTGAAGGAGACATTTATTTTAATGAAAACCTGTCAGAACATGAAGCTATTGTAAGTCAGTATAGAGATTAG